One Pseudorasbora parva isolate DD20220531a chromosome 4, ASM2467924v1, whole genome shotgun sequence genomic region harbors:
- the ppa2 gene encoding inorganic pyrophosphatase 2, mitochondrial, producing MSMIMRSVINTAAKFSAAFLYSQSSRKSKSFVSAASIHLRKMVHYLTEQRGRPNSTDYRIYLKTSDGKYISPFHDIPLYVADEQECGVPPKKFKTNEILFNMVVEVPRWSNAKMEETTKEPLNPIKQDIKKGKLRYVANIFPHKGYIWNYGALPQTWEDPNHTDKETTCCGDNDPIDVCEIGSKVCVTGQVIQVKVLGILALIDEGETDWKVIAINIEDPDASSLNSIEDVRKIKPGHLEATVDWFKKYKIPDGKPENRFAFNGQFKDKDFAIEVIKSTHSYWKALVMRKKMKDDEIVCQNSSLCDSPFKCSDAEASAVVHTAAEYGEPLPVSSEVDKWYFLAK from the exons ATGTCAATGATAATGCGTTCAGTTATTAATACTGCTGCGAAGTTTTCTGCTGCCTTTCTCTATTCACAGTCCTCTCGGAAAAGCAAGTCTTTCGTTTCAGCTGCTTCCATTCATTTGAGAAAAATGGTGCATTACCTAACAGAGCAGAGAGGACGACCAAACTCAACAGACTACAGAATTTATTTAA AAACTTCAGATGGAAAATACATATCCCCTTTCCACGACATTCCTCTGTATGTTGCTGATGAACAG GAATGTGGCGTCCCACCaaagaaatttaaaacaaatgag ATCCTGTTTAATATGGTCGTAGAAGTCCCTCGTTGGTCAAATGCCAAGATGGAGGAAA CAACAAAAGAACCATTAAACCCGATCAAGCAAGATATTAAGAAAGGCAAGCTACGATATGTAGCTAACATTTTTCCACACAAAGGTTACATTTGGAACTATGGTGCACTTCCACAG ACGTGGGAAGATCCCAACCACACTGACAAGGAAACCACGTGCTGTGGAGACAATGACCCCATAGATGTGTGTGAGATCGGCTCCAAG GTGTGTGTAACAGGGCAGGTGATTCAGGTTAAAGTTCTTGGAATTCTGGCTTTGATAGATGAAGGAGAAACTGACTGGAAGGTAATAGCCATCAATATAGAGGACCCAGATGCATCGAGCCTTAACA GTATTGAGGATGTGAGAAAGATTAAGCCTGGTCATCTTGAGGCTACGGTGGAttggtttaaaaaatataaaattccaGATGGAAAGCCTGAGAACCGATTTGCATTCAATGGACAGTTTAAGGACAAG GACTTTGCTATAGAAGTCATAAAATCAACCCACAGCTACTGGAAAGCATTAGTGATGAGaaaaaagatgaaagatgatGAAATTGTTTG TCAAAACTCCTCCTTGTGCGATAGTCCGTTCAAATGCAGTGATGCAGAGGCCAGTGCTGTGGTTCATACA GCTGCAGAATATGGGGAACCCCTTCCAGTATCTTCTGAAG TGGACAAATGGTACTTCTTGGCAAAGTAA